The DNA segment GCCGGAGGACGGGCATACTACAATCtgcggcgcgcgcgcgccacgcCGGCGAGACTTGTTCGTACACCTAAACTATTCTACCATGGTAAAGACCCTGCTGGATGGCGGACGGGAGACCGGCCATGACCAGGCTGAAGAGGAAGGGCCTGAGAACTGAGCCCTGAGGGACCCCGGTGGTGATGGGCCGTGGAGAGCTCAGGGTGCCCCCAACCCGAACCTGCATGGAGCGGTTGGAAAGAAATGCGGTTACGAATTACCGCAACCGCCCGGTCACTCTGAGTTTGTCCAGGGCCTGCTTGATGGTGGAGTGGGGCAGGCTGTCGAAGGCTGCCTGGACGTCCAGGAGGACCAAGGGGGCGACGTCCCCTTGCTGCTTGGCCTCCTCCAGGCAGGAGACCACGTCGGCGATGGAATCTGCCGTACAGCGGTGCCTGCGGAAGCCCGTCTGGCACTCGAAGAGGAAGCCACAGGCACTGGCCATTCAGGAGAAGCGTTGATGGGCCACGAACTCCATGGATTTGCAGGCCACCAAGGTCAGCAAGACAGGCCAGTAGGAGGAGAGCCCTGGGGGGTTTCCTCGCCTTCCGGATCGGGAGCGCGATGGCCGTGGACCAGCTCTCTGGCAAGATCCTGCTGTCCCAGATGCTGTTAAAGGCGTCCAGGAGGCAGGGCTGCTCAGgagcatccaggtttcgcagcatccgCAAAGTGAGCCCATCTGCCCCAGAAGCGCTCTTCCGCTTAGAGCGATGGAGCTCGTAGGGGGTGAACGGTGCATCACACAGGCCTGCGAAAGAACTGGATAGGCCTGCCGGAAGAGGGGGTCGTCCGGGAGAGGGCTGGGCAGGGGGACCCAGTGCAAGGATGGGACCTACGAGGCTCGCCACAGAGAAGTGGTCAGCCAGCTGCTCGGCCAGGGCCTGGTAGGACACGCCCTGGGCGATGGCTGGTGACCACCTGCAAGAGGGAGCGGAACAGGCGCCAGGCACTGGATGACAGACGAGCGGCAGATGCCTGCCCAGCTCTCTCTTGTCCGCTGGCGGCAGGCTGCATCGATCCTGCGGTAGGCTTTCCAATCCACAGGCGACTATGTCCTCTCTGCCTTGCATTCCGCTCGACGCCTGGCAGCGCGGAGGCCCAGGAGGCGGAGGTCAGGGACAGGGGCCTGTGCAGTGCACGAGACAGTCACCGTGGCCATCTGGGCGCAGGACTTCAGGCAATACAGAAAGTCCCCTGCAAAAGGAATGTCTTTAGTGAGCTCCCTAAATTCGAACCACTTGACGACATAATACTCCCTGTCCTTTGGACGTTTGTTGGAGGAAGGGCTCAGGAAGATGGGAAAGTGGTCCGAGCCAAGGGAGTCCGCCGCCCGCTTCCAAGA comes from the Amblyomma americanum isolate KBUSLIRL-KWMA chromosome 1, ASM5285725v1, whole genome shotgun sequence genome and includes:
- the LOC144110561 gene encoding uncharacterized protein LOC144110561, translating into MQGREDIVACGLESLPQDRCSLPPADKRELGRHLPLVCHPVPGACSAPSCRWSPAIAQGVSYQALAEQLADHFSVASLVGPILALGPPAQPSPGRPPLPAGLSSSFAGLCDAPFTPYELHRSKRKSASGADGLTLRMLRNLDAPEQPCLLDAFNSIWDSRILPESWSTAIALPIRKARKPPRALLLLACLADLGGLQIHGVRGPSTLLLNGQCLWLPLRVPDGLPQAPLYGRFHRRRGLLPGGGQAARGRRPLGPPGRPGSLRQPAPLHHQAGPGQTQSDRAVAVIRNRISFQPLHAGSGWGHPELSTAHHHRGPSGLSSQALPLQPGHGRSPVRHPAGSLPCRCP